AACTCGGCTTGTTCGGGGCCCTGTTCGCGGGCTTCACGGTGATCGTCGAGAAGGGGCAGGGGGTGGTGGAGCGGATGCGGGTGACCCCCGTCAGCCGGCTCGCCCTGCTGCTGGGCCGGGTGCTGCGCGACGCCACTGTCTTCGTCTTCCAGGCGGTGCTGCTGGTGCTGGCCGCGCTGGTGATGGGCCTGCGCGCGCCGCTCGCGGGGGTGCTGATCGGCTTCGCGTTCGTCGCCCTGCTCACGCTCTCGCTGGCCTCGCTGTCGTACGCGCTCGGCATGAAGGTCCGTACCCCGCAGGAGTTCGGCCCGCTGATCAACATGGTGTCGATGCCGTCGATGCTGCTGTCCGGCCTGATGCTCCCGATGACCCTGGCACCCGCCTGGCTGGACGTGCTCTCGCACTTCGTCCCGTTCCGCTATCTGGTGGACGCGGTGCGCGACGCGTACGTGGGCCGGTACGCGACCGGGCACATGCTCTACGGCGCTCTCGTCGCCGTCGGCTTCGCGGTGGCGGCCGTGACGGTGGGCACACGGGTGTTCCGGACGGCCGGGGCGTAACTAGGCTGGCCGTATGGTCAATCTGACGCGTATCTACACCAGGACCGGCGACAAGGGCACCACCAACCTCGGTGACATGAGCCGGGTGCCCAAGACGGACCTCAGGATCTCCGCGTACGCGGACGCCAACGAGGCCAATGCGGTGATCGGCGCCGCGATCGCGCTGGGCGGCCTGGACGCGGAGGTCGTCAAGGTCCTCACGCGCGTCCAGAACGACCTGTTCGACGTGGGTGCGGACCTGTCGACGCCCGTGATGGAGAACCCCGAGTTCCCGCCGCTGCGGGTGGAGCAGTTCTACATCGACAAGCTGGAGGCGGACTGCGACCGCTTCAACGAGCAGCTGGAGAAGCTCCGCTCCTTCATCCTGCCCGGCGGCACCCCCGGCGCGGCCCTCCTGCACCAGGCCTGCACGGTCGTCCGCCGGGCCGAGCGCG
Above is a genomic segment from Streptomyces fodineus containing:
- a CDS encoding ABC transporter permease, which gives rise to MLLNDTALIYGRYLRQSLRSRFALLFGVLTPLLYLLFFGPLLTRLPLGGTGSSWQVLVPGLLLQLGLFGALFAGFTVIVEKGQGVVERMRVTPVSRLALLLGRVLRDATVFVFQAVLLVLAALVMGLRAPLAGVLIGFAFVALLTLSLASLSYALGMKVRTPQEFGPLINMVSMPSMLLSGLMLPMTLAPAWLDVLSHFVPFRYLVDAVRDAYVGRYATGHMLYGALVAVGFAVAAVTVGTRVFRTAGA
- a CDS encoding cob(I)yrinic acid a,c-diamide adenosyltransferase → MVNLTRIYTRTGDKGTTNLGDMSRVPKTDLRISAYADANEANAVIGAAIALGGLDAEVVKVLTRVQNDLFDVGADLSTPVMENPEFPPLRVEQFYIDKLEADCDRFNEQLEKLRSFILPGGTPGAALLHQACTVVRRAERATWAALEVHGDTMNPLTATYLNRLSDLLFILARVANKEFGDVLWVPGGER